The Polyangiaceae bacterium genome includes a region encoding these proteins:
- a CDS encoding 3-deoxy-7-phosphoheptulonate synthase, translating into MGAIEHPQFSDLPVENTNLTAFLPLRPPRVVKAELAASVQVSELVLAARQEIRDVIFGRDRERTLVIVGPCSIHDPDAAVEYAYRLAKVREATRDRLVLIMRAYFEKPRTTLGWKGLINDPHLDGSCDIGTGLVRARQTLLSINALGVPCGSEVLDPITPQYVADLLSWASIGARTTESQTHREMASGLSMPIGFKNGTDGSLDACVNALISAGHSHHFLGINSEGVTSVVQTRGNPDRHVVLRGGTKPNYSPEDVREAAARVVAADPRLVRPIMVDTSHGNSMRDWRRQPEVCRAVLEEMRGGQRALMGFLIESNLVEGRQDWKQGATLARGVSITDGCLGWEATEALLYEIAGR; encoded by the coding sequence ATGGGCGCAATCGAGCATCCCCAGTTCTCGGATCTCCCCGTCGAGAACACCAACCTCACGGCGTTCCTGCCGCTCCGCCCGCCGCGCGTGGTCAAGGCCGAGCTCGCGGCCTCGGTCCAGGTGAGCGAGCTGGTGCTGGCGGCACGCCAGGAGATCCGCGACGTCATCTTCGGACGCGACCGCGAGCGTACCCTGGTCATCGTCGGCCCGTGCTCCATCCACGATCCGGACGCCGCCGTCGAGTACGCGTACCGGCTCGCCAAGGTGCGCGAAGCGACGCGCGATCGCCTCGTCCTGATCATGCGCGCGTATTTCGAGAAGCCGCGCACGACGCTGGGCTGGAAGGGCCTGATCAACGATCCTCACTTGGACGGGAGTTGCGACATCGGTACGGGCCTCGTGCGGGCGCGCCAGACGCTGCTCTCCATCAACGCCCTGGGCGTGCCCTGCGGCAGCGAGGTGCTCGACCCCATCACCCCGCAGTACGTGGCAGACCTGCTGTCCTGGGCCTCAATCGGCGCGCGCACCACGGAGAGTCAGACGCACCGCGAGATGGCGAGCGGGCTCAGCATGCCCATCGGCTTCAAGAACGGCACCGACGGCAGCCTCGACGCCTGCGTCAACGCGCTGATCTCCGCCGGACACTCGCATCACTTCTTGGGCATCAACTCCGAGGGCGTCACAAGCGTGGTGCAGACGCGCGGCAACCCCGACCGCCACGTCGTCTTGCGAGGTGGCACCAAGCCCAACTACTCACCAGAGGACGTGCGCGAAGCGGCCGCGCGTGTCGTCGCCGCCGATCCGCGGCTGGTGCGCCCGATCATGGTGGACACGTCGCACGGCAACTCGATGCGCGACTGGCGCCGTCAGCCCGAGGTGTGCCGCGCCGTGCTCGAGGAGATGCGGGGCGGCCAGAGAGCCTTGATGGGCTTCTTGATCGAGAGCAACCTGGTGGAGGGCCGGCAGGACTGGAAGCAGGGCGCGACGCTCGCGCGCGGCGTGTCCATCACCGATGGCTGCCTGGGCTGGGAGGCGACGGAAGCGCTGCTCTACGAAATCGCCGGGCGCTAA
- a CDS encoding ankyrin repeat domain-containing protein, whose product MSNEGAARGSQAAALEEAAALGDLSRARELMAAGALITPDALCLATAAGSNDVALALLEAGANPNAPDSQGAAPIFIAAAAGHPAVHAFLGDPDHTDPRATIWPAHTATFGHGEVTWTLLAKGADPSSRYAPHARPTAAGTTALMVAAAFGHTAALDVLIARGAKPRDTDYAGRTARDWAERFGQKPAMERLKQFARK is encoded by the coding sequence ATGTCCAACGAGGGGGCAGCTCGAGGCTCCCAGGCCGCGGCGCTGGAAGAAGCGGCGGCTCTGGGGGATCTCTCGCGCGCACGCGAGCTGATGGCCGCCGGTGCGCTGATCACGCCCGACGCGCTCTGCCTGGCGACAGCGGCGGGCTCGAACGACGTCGCCCTGGCCCTGCTCGAGGCCGGCGCGAACCCGAACGCCCCCGACAGTCAGGGCGCGGCGCCGATCTTCATCGCCGCCGCCGCCGGACACCCCGCGGTCCACGCCTTCCTGGGCGATCCCGACCACACCGATCCGCGCGCCACGATCTGGCCCGCCCACACCGCCACCTTCGGGCACGGCGAGGTCACCTGGACACTGCTCGCGAAGGGCGCGGATCCGAGCTCACGCTACGCGCCGCACGCCCGGCCGACCGCCGCCGGCACCACCGCCTTGATGGTCGCTGCCGCCTTCGGCCACACCGCGGCCCTCGACGTGCTGATCGCTCGCGGCGCCAAGCCCCGCGACACGGACTACGCCGGGCGCACGGCCCGCGACTGGGCCGAGCGCTTTGGCCAGAAGCCCGCGATGGAGCGGCTGAAGCAGTTCGCTCGGAAGTGA
- a CDS encoding NAD-dependent protein deacetylase, with product MSIEALAELLRGRRVLALTGAGCSTESGIPDYRGEGRRARPATPVQYQAFTKDPAVRRRYWARSLAGWARFSRAEPNAAHVALAELERAGRWAGLITQNVDRLHHAAGSRDVIELHGALERVRCLGCGALEPRVALQARLLAANPGWEPAPGAAMPDGDAELEGEISVVDCVACGGVLKPDVVFFGENVPRATVDEAYAKVSSAEALLVVGSSLTVFSGYRFVRRAAERGIPIAIVNLGPTRADHLATQKLEARAGQTLPRLVQSLT from the coding sequence ATGAGCATCGAAGCCCTGGCCGAGCTCTTGCGCGGCCGGCGAGTGCTCGCGCTGACGGGCGCGGGTTGCAGCACGGAGAGCGGCATCCCGGACTACCGCGGCGAGGGCCGGCGCGCGCGGCCGGCCACGCCGGTTCAGTACCAGGCGTTCACGAAAGATCCGGCGGTGCGCCGCCGCTACTGGGCGCGCAGCCTGGCCGGCTGGGCGCGCTTCTCGCGGGCGGAGCCGAACGCCGCGCACGTCGCGCTGGCGGAGCTCGAGCGCGCCGGGCGCTGGGCGGGGCTGATCACGCAGAACGTCGACCGGCTGCACCACGCCGCCGGCAGTCGCGACGTCATCGAGCTGCACGGGGCCCTCGAGCGCGTGCGCTGCCTCGGCTGTGGGGCGCTCGAGCCGCGGGTGGCGCTCCAGGCCCGCCTGCTCGCGGCGAATCCCGGCTGGGAGCCGGCCCCCGGAGCGGCGATGCCCGACGGCGACGCGGAGCTGGAAGGGGAGATCTCCGTCGTGGACTGCGTTGCCTGTGGCGGCGTGCTCAAGCCCGATGTGGTGTTCTTCGGCGAGAACGTGCCCCGCGCGACGGTGGACGAGGCCTACGCCAAGGTCTCGAGCGCGGAGGCGCTGCTCGTCGTGGGCTCTTCGCTCACGGTGTTCAGCGGCTACCGCTTCGTGCGGCGCGCGGCGGAGCGCGGCATCCCCATCGCCATCGTGAACCTGGGACCGACTCGGGCAGACCACCTGGCCACCCAGAAGCTCGAGGCGCGCGCGGGTCAAACGCTGCCCCGGCTCGTGCAAAGCTTGACCTGA
- a CDS encoding glutathione S-transferase family protein: protein MEADKLHYLKIPNAEGGRAEGVRMVYVLAGKPWIDVFASFETARAVVEGKNPFKQYPFVETPSGEHIYQTLAIMHHVGQGTSAWPADPEALTRALSVAMGGYDLYQAFGAFPADDVVAKQKFEERRLPQYFGALDEIYRTRDFAAGKSPCFADCIVREAVWWCARRNDAARALFEEKQWLSAFKRRFDALPEIAAFLAKQAAARVQDDSL, encoded by the coding sequence ATGGAAGCCGACAAACTGCACTACCTGAAGATCCCGAACGCGGAGGGCGGGCGCGCCGAAGGCGTGCGGATGGTCTACGTGCTCGCGGGCAAGCCGTGGATCGACGTCTTCGCCAGCTTCGAGACGGCGCGAGCGGTCGTTGAGGGCAAGAACCCGTTCAAGCAGTATCCCTTCGTGGAGACGCCGAGCGGCGAGCACATCTACCAGACGCTGGCGATCATGCACCACGTCGGGCAAGGCACCTCGGCCTGGCCCGCGGATCCGGAGGCGCTGACCCGGGCGCTCTCGGTGGCCATGGGCGGCTACGATCTCTACCAGGCGTTCGGCGCGTTCCCGGCGGACGACGTCGTGGCCAAGCAGAAGTTCGAGGAGCGCCGCTTGCCGCAGTACTTCGGCGCGCTGGACGAGATCTACCGGACCCGGGATTTCGCGGCCGGCAAGTCTCCCTGCTTCGCCGACTGCATCGTGCGCGAGGCGGTCTGGTGGTGCGCGCGCCGGAACGACGCCGCGCGTGCCCTGTTCGAAGAGAAACAGTGGCTCTCGGCCTTCAAGCGCCGCTTCGACGCGCTGCCCGAGATCGCGGCTTTCCTCGCGAAGCAGGCCGCGGCTCGTGTCCAAGACGACTCGCTCTAG